The following coding sequences are from one Leptolyngbya sp. NIES-3755 window:
- a CDS encoding hypothetical protein (similar to AA sequence:cyanobase_aa:NIES39_K00930) produces the protein MTEVLVDTSVILDVLTEDPIWFDWSASMLSQFSDQGDLVINQVIFAEISRYFPSFEDAEAILLTPEYFRLDELPYDSVLVGWQAYKIYQRHGGKGQDYLPFFYIGAHAVIQKLPLLTRDSDRYRTYFPQAILITPNSERIEA, from the coding sequence ATGACTGAGGTATTGGTAGATACCAGCGTAATCTTAGACGTACTCACAGAAGATCCAATCTGGTTTGATTGGTCAGCTTCTATGCTGAGTCAGTTCTCCGATCAGGGGGATTTAGTCATTAATCAAGTTATTTTTGCCGAAATTTCTCGGTACTTTCCCTCGTTTGAGGATGCAGAAGCTATTCTGTTAACGCCTGAATATTTTCGACTTGATGAATTGCCTTATGACTCTGTTTTAGTCGGATGGCAGGCATACAAAATTTATCAACGGCATGGGGGGAAGGGACAGGATTACCTACCATTTTTTTACATTGGAGCACACGCTGTCATTCAGAAGCTTCCTTTGCTGACTAGAGATAGCGATCGCTATCGTACTTACTTTCCACAAGCAATTCTAATCACGCCAAACAGTGAAAGAATTGAAGCGTGA
- a CDS encoding DNA polymerase beta domain-containing protein (similar to AA sequence:cyanobase_aa:LBDG_52260), with translation MTNLEVILSDRLHIAPSEIRSFCQRWQITELALFGSVLREDFHPAQSDIDILITFAPQARQGLSEMIQIKEELEDLFQRKVDCIVRDSIEQSQNWIRKRNILNSAQVIYPI, from the coding sequence ATGACGAATCTAGAAGTGATTTTGAGCGATCGATTACATATCGCTCCGTCCGAAATCCGATCCTTCTGCCAACGCTGGCAAATTACTGAACTAGCGCTATTTGGCTCGGTTTTGCGCGAAGATTTCCATCCTGCCCAAAGCGACATCGATATTTTGATCACATTTGCTCCGCAAGCTCGTCAAGGTTTGTCAGAGATGATTCAAATCAAAGAGGAATTAGAAGACCTTTTTCAGCGGAAGGTGGATTGCATTGTGAGAGACTCGATCGAACAAAGCCAAAACTGGATCAGAAAGCGCAATATTCTCAATTCTGCACAAGTAATTTATCCCATCTAA
- a CDS encoding hypothetical protein (protein of unknown function DUF86;~similar to AA sequence:cyanobase_aa:PCC8801_2973), which yields MQAAQQIQRYTTDITRAELETDDKTQAAVLYRILIIGGATKRISQTFREEHPTIPWKEMAGMRDVVSHAYDRVNLNIVWDVIANKVPQLLEELQPLILPE from the coding sequence GTGCAAGCCGCACAGCAAATTCAACGTTACACCACTGATATCACTCGCGCCGAACTTGAAACTGATGACAAAACTCAAGCGGCTGTTCTCTATCGCATTCTAATTATTGGAGGGGCAACAAAACGCATTTCGCAAACGTTTCGAGAAGAGCATCCAACCATTCCTTGGAAAGAAATGGCAGGAATGCGAGATGTTGTTTCTCATGCTTACGATCGCGTGAATCTCAACATCGTTTGGGATGTGATTGCAAACAAAGTTCCTCAACTACTAGAAGAACTTCAGCCGTTGATTCTTCCTGAATAG
- a CDS encoding unknown protein (similar to AA sequence:cyanobase_aa:all3719), producing MKVKELEELGRVRLSKSFFMREFLYSEISQIEGIPNIPDDPELAIAVGKQLCENVLEPIQDALGRISIRSAYRSRGVNGKGAENRNQYNCAANENNFARHIWDVRDEKGFMGATACIVVTSFIPYYEQTCDWTALAWWVHDHVSAYSEMKFFSKYAAFNISWHENPNYPKKISSYVENPHTGKKGILTKAGMGNFAGSHDQFYQAFLEQL from the coding sequence ATGAAAGTGAAAGAGCTGGAAGAATTGGGACGGGTGCGATTGTCGAAAAGCTTTTTTATGCGTGAGTTTCTGTATTCGGAGATTTCACAAATTGAAGGGATTCCAAATATTCCAGATGATCCAGAATTAGCGATCGCAGTTGGCAAACAGCTTTGTGAAAACGTTCTCGAACCGATTCAGGATGCTTTGGGGCGGATTAGTATTCGATCGGCGTATCGTTCTCGTGGTGTGAATGGGAAAGGCGCGGAAAATCGAAATCAATACAACTGTGCGGCTAATGAGAATAACTTTGCTCGACATATTTGGGATGTCAGAGATGAGAAAGGCTTTATGGGCGCGACTGCTTGTATTGTGGTCACGTCTTTCATTCCCTATTACGAGCAAACGTGCGACTGGACAGCTTTAGCCTGGTGGGTTCATGATCACGTCAGTGCGTATTCAGAAATGAAGTTTTTCTCTAAATACGCTGCATTTAATATTTCTTGGCATGAGAATCCCAACTATCCGAAGAAGATTTCTAGCTATGTAGAGAACCCACATACAGGAAAAAAAGGAATTTTAACCAAAGCAGGCATGGGAAATTTTGCTGGCTCACATGATCAGTTCTATCAAGCGTTTCTTGAGCAGTTATAG
- a CDS encoding hypothetical protein (conserved hypothetical protein;~similar to AA sequence:cyanobase_aa:LBDG_11330) yields the protein MFSTSVKEPLTQDQRIVHHGRTWRQFKLIQAGFENAPGVRLSFYAGTIEIFMPGQAHETFASIIGCLLMIYLAQKGVAFVPTRSMTQEKEGVASAQADESYCLNGLKPIADLSIEVVFTSGGLEKLPRYQALGVPEVWFWEDGTLQLHHLRSAGYERIDRSELPGLEDLDINLLKRCILIAETDAGEAIRVFQQSI from the coding sequence ATGTTTTCCACCTCAGTCAAAGAACCTCTAACTCAAGATCAGCGAATCGTTCATCATGGGCGAACCTGGCGGCAGTTTAAGTTAATTCAGGCAGGGTTTGAGAACGCGCCTGGAGTGCGATTATCTTTTTACGCAGGAACGATCGAGATTTTCATGCCGGGACAAGCTCACGAAACCTTTGCAAGCATCATCGGGTGTTTGCTGATGATTTATTTAGCGCAAAAAGGAGTGGCATTTGTTCCAACTCGATCGATGACGCAGGAAAAAGAAGGAGTCGCATCGGCTCAAGCAGATGAATCGTATTGTCTTAACGGATTGAAACCGATCGCGGATTTGTCGATCGAGGTTGTGTTTACCAGCGGTGGACTTGAGAAACTGCCTCGGTATCAAGCGCTTGGAGTGCCTGAAGTTTGGTTTTGGGAAGATGGAACACTCCAACTGCATCACCTTCGGAGTGCTGGGTATGAACGCATCGATCGAAGTGAATTACCAGGACTCGAAGACCTTGATATTAATCTTTTGAAACGCTGCATTTTGATCGCGGAAACAGATGCAGGTGAAGCGATTCGAGTATTTCAACAATCGATTTAA
- a CDS encoding ATPase, histidine kinase-, DNA gyrase B-, and HSP90-like domain protein (similar to AA sequence:cyanobase_aa:LBDG_30860), producing the protein MVTSVNLSSSLSDPSYSIDSSVPADSTSAIASIAELMMTQDATGVLLAFHWREIRDFDARQWIGKPMETGFAPVSPAAYLERLKRVLSSQTPEQFRCLFEFGDRTILFDLVMSPVILPNGTAAIVVVTGEQANELDEARSPLQVVELSRENDLDCYQQLLTQIVWNARQNLELSTIWQVTVEGLGSALDVSRCVICPYDPKRSSIEAVAEFRQDCLGSLKGEVFQLQNDPLLQKALATLKPIRAVKQAPEEIDPAPSWDIPQTRLLVATHYQDQPNGVIILDQCDRDRVWTQAELDFVKELADQIGTSIAHAALLIELQRANDNLMLKHRELEEARHQAEEASRLKSEFLANTSHELRTPLNGMIGFLKLILDGMAEDPQEQREFIEEAHRSAMHLLDIINDVLDIAKIEAGKMQIECNPVSLQELLDQVETMTRTQIRQKNLSFEVQLPQTHDEIVVFGNYQRLLQVLLNLMGNAIKFTNEGGITVSAEVIKKRLVVQDEELPGLVKIRVADTGIGVSLDKQDKLFQSFSQVDGSMTRQYGGTGLGLAISQKLVEAMGGDVNFYSMGEGLGSTVTFTIPLYQEPVMIAAD; encoded by the coding sequence ATGGTCACTTCTGTGAATCTTTCTAGCTCTCTGTCTGATCCGTCTTACTCGATTGACTCGTCCGTGCCTGCTGATTCGACTTCTGCGATCGCGTCGATCGCGGAATTGATGATGACCCAAGACGCGACGGGAGTTTTGCTTGCGTTCCACTGGCGCGAAATCCGCGATTTTGATGCTCGACAGTGGATTGGGAAACCGATGGAGACTGGGTTTGCTCCGGTTTCTCCTGCGGCGTATTTGGAACGGTTGAAGCGGGTTTTGTCGTCTCAAACACCTGAACAGTTCCGCTGTCTGTTTGAGTTTGGCGATCGAACCATTTTGTTTGATTTGGTCATGAGTCCGGTGATTTTGCCAAATGGAACCGCTGCGATCGTGGTGGTCACTGGAGAACAGGCGAACGAATTAGACGAAGCGCGATCGCCCTTACAAGTGGTGGAATTGTCGCGGGAAAATGATCTCGATTGCTATCAGCAACTTCTCACCCAAATCGTCTGGAATGCACGACAGAATTTAGAACTTTCAACGATTTGGCAAGTGACAGTCGAGGGATTGGGATCAGCACTGGATGTAAGTCGCTGTGTGATTTGTCCGTATGATCCGAAGCGATCGAGCATTGAAGCCGTTGCGGAATTTCGTCAGGATTGTCTTGGATCGCTCAAAGGTGAAGTATTTCAACTTCAAAATGATCCTTTACTCCAAAAAGCTCTGGCGACTCTGAAACCGATTCGTGCAGTAAAACAGGCTCCCGAAGAAATTGATCCCGCTCCATCGTGGGATATTCCTCAAACTCGATTGTTAGTTGCCACGCACTATCAAGATCAGCCTAATGGCGTGATTATTTTGGATCAGTGCGATCGCGATCGCGTTTGGACTCAGGCAGAATTGGATTTTGTCAAAGAATTGGCGGATCAGATTGGAACGTCGATCGCTCATGCTGCTTTGCTGATCGAACTCCAAAGAGCGAATGATAACTTGATGCTGAAACATCGAGAGCTAGAAGAAGCGCGACATCAAGCGGAAGAAGCATCCAGGCTCAAGAGTGAATTTTTGGCGAATACCTCACATGAATTGAGAACGCCACTAAATGGAATGATTGGCTTTTTGAAACTGATTCTCGATGGCATGGCGGAAGATCCCCAAGAACAGCGGGAATTTATCGAAGAAGCTCATCGATCGGCAATGCACCTCCTCGACATCATCAATGATGTTCTAGACATCGCCAAGATCGAAGCTGGAAAGATGCAAATTGAATGCAATCCAGTGAGCTTACAAGAGCTATTAGATCAAGTTGAGACAATGACTCGAACACAGATTCGCCAGAAGAATCTCAGCTTTGAAGTTCAGTTGCCACAAACACATGATGAAATTGTCGTATTTGGTAACTATCAGCGATTGCTTCAAGTGCTGCTAAATCTGATGGGAAATGCGATCAAATTCACCAATGAAGGTGGCATTACTGTGAGCGCAGAAGTGATTAAAAAGCGGCTTGTCGTGCAGGACGAAGAACTGCCAGGACTGGTCAAAATTCGCGTTGCTGATACTGGAATTGGAGTTTCGCTTGATAAACAAGACAAGCTATTTCAATCGTTCAGTCAAGTCGATGGCTCAATGACTCGGCAATATGGCGGCACAGGATTGGGACTCGCTATTTCTCAAAAGCTGGTTGAAGCAATGGGCGGCGATGTCAACTTCTATAGTATGGGTGAAGGATTGGGATCAACTGTTACATTTACAATACCGCTCTATCAAGAACCCGTCATGATTGCGGCAGATTAA
- a CDS encoding hypothetical protein (hypothetical protein PCC7424_1119;~similar to AA sequence:cyanobase_aa:LBDG_30870): MNDPKLHMPDRHKSELSIQIDSDLLDQIQHLTNDPSKVVEVALRQWLRSELYRDEDNARTLPRNPPLPPRGEWND, translated from the coding sequence ATGAACGACCCCAAACTGCACATGCCCGATCGACATAAATCCGAGCTTTCGATTCAGATCGATTCTGATCTGTTGGATCAAATTCAACACTTGACGAACGATCCGAGCAAGGTGGTGGAGGTCGCGCTCAGGCAATGGCTAAGAAGCGAACTTTACCGCGATGAGGATAATGCTCGAACGTTACCTCGAAATCCACCGTTGCCCCCTAGAGGCGAGTGGAATGATTAA
- a CDS encoding GTP-binding protein lepA (ab initio prediction:Prodigal:2.6;~similar to AA sequence:cyanobase_aa:AM1_5255): MTDVPVNRIRNFSIIAHIDHGKSTLADRLLQETGTVTARDMKEQFLDNMELERERGITIKLQAARMNYTAKDGQQYVLNLIDTPGHVDFSYEVSRSLAACEGALLVVDASQGVEAQTLANVYLALEHDLEIIPVLNKIDLPGAEPDRVKQEIEEVIGLDCTDAIMASAKEGIGVPDILEAIVQKVPPPKDTTQEPLRALIFDSYYDAYRGVIVYFRVMDGQLKKGDKVYLMASGKEYQIDELGVLSPTQVQVDSLHAGEVGYFAASIKAVEDARVGDTITLSAKKAAEPLPGYIEAKPMVFCGMFPTDADQFPELREALDKLKLNDAALNFEPETSSAMGFGFRCGFLGLLHMEIVQERLEREYNLDLIITAPSVVYRVTTIKGDVLLIDNPGKLPSPTEREKIEEPYVQVDIITPETYVGTLMELCQNRRGVFKDMKYLTPGRTTLIYELPLAEVVTDFFDQMKSRSRGYASMEYQLIGYRENALVKLDVLINGDPVDSLATIVHRDKAYGVGRALTEKLRELIPRHQFKIPIQAAIGSKVIASEHIPALRKDVLAKCYGGDISRKKKLLQKQAKGKKRMKAIGTVDVPQEAFMAVLRLSNEQS; the protein is encoded by the coding sequence ATGACTGACGTACCCGTCAACCGTATCCGAAATTTTTCCATCATTGCTCACATCGACCACGGCAAGTCTACGCTGGCTGACCGTTTGCTCCAAGAAACGGGAACCGTGACTGCACGGGACATGAAAGAACAGTTCCTGGACAATATGGAACTAGAGCGGGAGCGCGGGATCACGATCAAGCTCCAAGCCGCCCGAATGAATTACACCGCCAAAGACGGGCAGCAATATGTTCTGAATTTGATTGACACGCCTGGGCACGTTGATTTCTCGTATGAAGTGTCTCGATCGCTTGCCGCATGTGAAGGTGCGTTACTGGTTGTTGATGCCTCTCAAGGTGTAGAAGCGCAAACCCTCGCAAACGTCTATCTCGCACTGGAACACGATCTAGAAATTATTCCGGTGTTGAATAAGATTGACTTGCCGGGAGCAGAACCCGATCGCGTCAAACAAGAAATCGAAGAAGTGATCGGACTCGATTGCACTGATGCGATTATGGCATCCGCGAAAGAAGGGATCGGAGTGCCGGACATTTTAGAAGCGATCGTACAAAAAGTTCCACCGCCCAAGGACACCACCCAAGAACCGCTAAGAGCGCTGATTTTCGATAGCTATTACGATGCTTATCGCGGTGTGATCGTCTATTTTCGCGTGATGGATGGTCAGTTGAAAAAAGGCGATAAAGTCTATCTAATGGCTTCCGGCAAGGAATATCAAATTGACGAGTTGGGCGTTCTCTCACCCACTCAAGTTCAAGTCGATTCGCTCCATGCTGGAGAAGTGGGATATTTCGCTGCCTCGATCAAAGCGGTAGAAGATGCGCGAGTCGGTGACACGATCACGCTCTCAGCCAAGAAAGCTGCTGAACCATTACCGGGTTACATTGAAGCGAAACCAATGGTTTTCTGCGGCATGTTCCCGACCGATGCCGATCAATTCCCCGAACTGCGTGAAGCATTGGACAAACTGAAATTAAACGATGCTGCACTCAATTTCGAGCCAGAAACATCGAGCGCAATGGGTTTTGGTTTCCGTTGTGGCTTCCTCGGCTTGCTCCACATGGAAATCGTCCAAGAGCGGCTAGAGCGGGAATATAACCTTGATCTGATCATCACTGCGCCTTCGGTGGTTTACCGAGTTACAACGATTAAAGGCGATGTTCTGCTCATTGATAATCCTGGAAAACTTCCCTCTCCAACTGAGCGCGAAAAAATCGAAGAGCCTTACGTTCAAGTAGACATCATCACGCCCGAAACGTATGTGGGGACGTTGATGGAACTCTGCCAGAACCGTCGTGGAGTCTTCAAAGATATGAAGTACCTCACACCCGGACGAACCACGCTGATCTATGAGTTGCCCTTGGCTGAAGTTGTGACGGATTTCTTCGATCAAATGAAGTCTCGATCGAGAGGTTACGCCAGCATGGAATACCAACTCATCGGCTATCGCGAAAATGCTCTCGTGAAGCTGGATGTTTTGATTAATGGCGATCCCGTTGATTCCTTAGCAACGATCGTTCACCGAGATAAAGCTTACGGAGTCGGTCGCGCTTTGACCGAAAAACTCCGTGAATTGATCCCCCGTCACCAGTTTAAGATTCCGATTCAAGCCGCGATCGGGAGCAAGGTCATTGCCAGCGAACACATTCCCGCTCTTCGCAAAGATGTCTTGGCAAAATGCTACGGTGGCGACATTTCTCGGAAGAAGAAACTGCTGCAAAAGCAAGCCAAAGGGAAAAAACGAATGAAAGCGATCGGAACCGTCGATGTGCCACAAGAAGCATTCATGGCAGTTCTTCGCCTCTCTAACGAGCAAAGCTAA
- a CDS encoding NAD-dependent epimerase/dehydratase (similar to AA sequence:cyanobase_aa:LBDG_30900), with product MRILVTGGAGFIGSHLIDRLMHTGHEVICLDNFYTGHKRNIQHWMGNPNFELIRHDITEPIRLEVDQIYHLACPASPVHYQYNPVKTVKINVMGTMNMLGLAKRVKARFLLASTSEVYGDPEVHPQSEEYRGNVNPIGIRSCYDEGKRVAETLAFDYHRQNDVDIRVARIFNTYGPRMLENDGRVVSNFVVQALKGHALTVYGDGSQTRSFCYVSDLVDGLYRLMNGDFIGPVNLGNPGEYTILQLAQAVQEMVNPSASVKFEPLPQDDPRRRKPDITRAQTHLGWQPTIPLKEGLERTIADFRSRLEAPETQPQSIATH from the coding sequence ATGCGAATTCTTGTCACTGGTGGTGCAGGCTTCATCGGCTCCCACTTGATTGATCGACTGATGCACACAGGTCACGAAGTGATTTGTCTCGATAACTTCTACACCGGGCACAAGCGTAACATCCAGCACTGGATGGGCAACCCGAATTTTGAATTGATTCGCCACGACATCACCGAACCGATTCGACTCGAAGTCGATCAGATTTATCATCTAGCGTGTCCCGCGTCGCCCGTCCATTACCAATACAATCCCGTCAAAACCGTCAAAATCAACGTGATGGGAACGATGAATATGTTGGGTCTGGCGAAGCGCGTCAAAGCAAGATTCTTGCTGGCTTCGACTTCTGAAGTGTACGGTGATCCCGAAGTCCATCCCCAGTCAGAAGAATATCGTGGCAACGTTAACCCGATCGGAATTCGCAGTTGTTACGACGAAGGGAAACGAGTCGCTGAAACCCTCGCTTTCGACTACCATCGCCAAAACGATGTCGATATCCGAGTCGCTCGAATTTTCAACACTTACGGACCTCGAATGCTCGAAAACGATGGACGAGTCGTGAGCAATTTCGTCGTCCAAGCTCTCAAAGGTCACGCCCTAACGGTATACGGTGATGGATCTCAAACCCGTAGCTTCTGTTATGTTTCTGATTTAGTTGATGGTCTGTACCGCCTGATGAACGGTGATTTTATCGGTCCCGTCAACTTGGGCAACCCTGGCGAATATACCATCTTGCAACTTGCTCAAGCCGTTCAAGAAATGGTCAATCCTTCTGCCTCAGTGAAATTTGAGCCACTGCCACAAGATGATCCCCGTCGTCGCAAACCTGATATCACCCGCGCTCAAACCCACCTCGGTTGGCAGCCCACGATTCCGCTCAAAGAAGGTCTAGAGCGCACGATCGCAGATTTCCGCAGCCGTCTCGAAGCTCCCGAAACGCAACCCCAATCCATTGCAACGCACTAA
- a CDS encoding UDP-glucose dehydrogenase (similar to AA sequence:cyanobase_aa:LBDG_30910) produces the protein MRVCVIGTGYVGLVTGACLSHIGHHVICVDNNEAKVKLMQSGQSPIFEPGLSEIMKSSIESGRLEFTTDIAAGVEHGQILFIAVGTPALPNGESDTRYVEAVARGIGANLKSGYKVIVNKSTVPIGSGDWVRMLVLDGLAERQRAEAPVLAGVGGGEEIKASALTGEYDFDVVSNPEFLREGSAVYDTFNPDRIVVGSNNSDRPIKLMQELYTPIVERQFAEDKSAPPVPVVVTDLSSAEMIKYAANAFLATKISFINEVANICDRVGADVMQVAKGIGLDSRIGSKFLSAGLGWGGSCFPKDVSALIHTADDYGYETQLLKAAVSVNERQRLIVVEKLQQALKILKGKTIGLLGLTFKPDTDDLRDAPALNVIENLARLGAKVKAYDPIISQSGMRDGISDVIVETDAERLADGCDALVLVTEWAQFLNLDYIKMAKLMNTPILIDGRNFLNQPVLEEAGFRYIGIGR, from the coding sequence ATGCGCGTTTGCGTCATCGGAACGGGTTACGTCGGTTTGGTTACGGGTGCTTGTCTCTCCCACATCGGGCATCATGTCATTTGCGTCGATAACAACGAGGCAAAAGTCAAATTGATGCAGTCGGGACAATCGCCGATTTTTGAACCGGGCTTGTCTGAGATCATGAAATCGTCGATCGAGTCGGGACGCTTAGAGTTCACGACCGATATCGCAGCGGGTGTCGAACACGGTCAAATCCTGTTCATTGCAGTTGGAACGCCTGCTCTACCAAATGGAGAAAGCGATACCCGATATGTGGAAGCAGTAGCACGGGGTATCGGTGCAAATCTCAAGAGCGGCTACAAAGTGATCGTGAACAAGTCCACTGTGCCGATCGGCTCTGGAGACTGGGTGAGAATGCTGGTTCTAGATGGACTGGCAGAGCGTCAACGTGCGGAAGCTCCTGTTCTCGCTGGAGTCGGCGGCGGTGAAGAAATCAAAGCCAGTGCATTAACGGGCGAATATGATTTCGATGTGGTCAGTAACCCAGAATTCTTGCGTGAAGGTTCGGCAGTGTATGACACCTTCAACCCCGATCGTATTGTCGTGGGCAGCAACAACAGCGATCGACCGATCAAATTGATGCAAGAACTCTACACTCCGATCGTCGAACGGCAGTTTGCAGAAGACAAATCTGCGCCTCCTGTTCCTGTGGTTGTGACGGATTTGAGTTCGGCTGAAATGATCAAATATGCCGCAAACGCATTTTTGGCAACGAAAATCAGCTTTATCAACGAAGTCGCGAATATTTGCGATCGCGTTGGAGCAGACGTGATGCAAGTTGCGAAAGGAATCGGGCTTGATTCCCGGATTGGCAGCAAATTCTTGAGTGCAGGTCTTGGCTGGGGAGGGTCTTGCTTCCCGAAAGATGTCTCTGCCCTGATTCACACTGCTGACGATTACGGCTACGAAACTCAACTTCTCAAAGCAGCGGTGAGTGTGAATGAACGTCAGCGCTTGATCGTGGTTGAGAAACTTCAGCAAGCATTGAAAATTTTGAAAGGAAAAACGATCGGACTTTTGGGGCTGACCTTCAAACCGGACACCGATGATTTACGCGATGCGCCCGCGCTGAACGTGATTGAAAACTTGGCTCGTCTAGGTGCGAAAGTGAAGGCGTATGACCCGATCATTTCACAAAGCGGAATGCGTGATGGCATCTCGGATGTCATTGTCGAGACTGATGCGGAGCGCTTAGCCGATGGGTGTGATGCCCTGGTTCTCGTCACCGAATGGGCACAGTTTCTCAATCTCGACTACATCAAGATGGCGAAGCTGATGAACACCCCGATCTTGATTGATGGTCGGAATTTCCTCAATCAACCCGTCTTAGAAGAAGCAGGCTTCCGCTACATCGGCATCGGTCGCTAA
- a CDS encoding acyltransferase domain protein (similar to AA sequence:cyanobase_aa:LBDG_30920): MLLIDFMLPPKTPKSNGVLTRPPAPLSETPITLEEQPVSSSASSLVEHPNLPSQSVRSRCLPWLASIVYPLARYLVLPVYFRRIEISGREHFPRTGPVIIAATHRSRWDALMVPYAVGQDVTGRVLRFMVTIDEIKGIQGWFIRRLGGFPINTRQPAIAALRHSIDLLQQDEALVIFPEGNIFRQSAPLKPGLARLALQAEASQSDLNVQVVPISIQYSKPLVPWRSAVKIRVHPPLNAADYSLEHPKQGAKRLTADLERNLRGCSP; the protein is encoded by the coding sequence ATGCTGCTGATCGATTTCATGCTACCGCCCAAAACCCCAAAATCGAATGGCGTTCTCACTCGCCCCCCTGCCCCTTTGAGTGAAACACCCATTACGCTAGAAGAGCAACCTGTTTCATCCTCTGCCTCTTCCCTTGTGGAACACCCGAATCTTCCTTCTCAATCTGTACGATCGCGCTGTTTACCTTGGCTGGCTTCGATCGTTTACCCGTTGGCACGATATCTTGTCTTGCCTGTCTATTTCCGTCGAATTGAGATCTCTGGTCGCGAACACTTTCCCAGAACAGGACCAGTCATTATTGCGGCAACGCATCGTTCTCGCTGGGATGCGCTGATGGTTCCGTATGCTGTGGGGCAGGATGTTACGGGTCGAGTTTTGCGCTTTATGGTGACGATCGACGAAATCAAAGGCATTCAAGGCTGGTTTATTCGACGACTAGGCGGATTTCCAATTAATACACGCCAGCCCGCGATCGCAGCCCTGCGACACAGTATCGACCTGCTGCAACAGGACGAAGCTCTAGTCATTTTTCCTGAAGGTAATATCTTTCGCCAATCTGCGCCGCTCAAACCTGGTTTGGCAAGGTTAGCGCTTCAAGCAGAGGCGAGTCAGTCAGATTTGAATGTTCAAGTTGTGCCGATTTCGATTCAGTACAGCAAACCGCTGGTTCCGTGGCGCTCTGCGGTGAAGATCCGCGTCCATCCCCCGTTGAATGCAGCCGACTATAGTTTAGAGCATCCAAAGCAAGGGGCAAAACGATTGACAGCGGATTTGGAGCGAAATTTGCGAGGGTGCAGCCCATAA
- a CDS encoding integrase protein (similar to AA sequence:cyanobase_aa:LBDG_19300): MPDNCSHWIERFREDFAHRGSSETTWNGDYWKMLKRLPMDAPLTAQVLHELVTGTKPNTKSRRRACMVARQLAQFAAIDYNPKRYEGKYSSDSVDPRSVPSDESIVSEWTRLTNPGWKWVMGILATYGLRPHEAFRLDFDALKQCDRIVQVQKNTKTGKRQVWAYHPEWFDAFHLDCVELPSIQMDRPNEAIGRSVNHYFRDANVPFNPMLLRHRWAIRSLEYGLDYKLAARMMGHSYIVHERIYHRWIDRTVLQSAYDRSLENHQVPPLPKDSD; the protein is encoded by the coding sequence ATGCCCGATAACTGCTCCCACTGGATCGAGCGATTCCGAGAGGACTTTGCTCACCGTGGTAGCAGTGAAACAACCTGGAATGGTGACTACTGGAAAATGTTGAAACGACTGCCGATGGATGCTCCACTGACTGCCCAAGTTCTACACGAGTTGGTGACTGGCACAAAACCCAACACCAAAAGCCGTAGACGCGCCTGTATGGTCGCTCGTCAATTGGCTCAATTTGCCGCAATTGACTACAACCCCAAGCGCTATGAGGGCAAGTATTCTAGCGATTCAGTTGACCCGCGTTCCGTCCCTTCCGACGAGTCGATCGTCTCAGAATGGACACGGCTCACGAATCCCGGCTGGAAATGGGTCATGGGCATTCTCGCCACTTACGGATTACGTCCACACGAGGCATTCCGACTCGATTTCGATGCCCTCAAACAGTGCGATCGCATTGTTCAAGTGCAGAAGAATACGAAGACCGGGAAGCGTCAGGTGTGGGCATATCATCCTGAATGGTTTGATGCTTTCCATCTAGATTGTGTGGAGCTTCCATCGATTCAAATGGATCGACCGAATGAAGCCATCGGACGCTCTGTAAACCACTATTTTCGAGATGCTAATGTGCCCTTCAATCCGATGTTGTTACGACATCGTTGGGCAATTCGCTCGCTCGAATATGGACTTGATTACAAGCTTGCCGCTCGAATGATGGGGCACTCGTACATCGTGCATGAGCGCATCTATCACCGCTGGATTGACAGAACCGTTCTTCAGAGTGCTTACGATCGCAGTCTAGAAAATCACCAAGTTCCACCGCTACCGAAAGATTCGGACTGA